One part of the Pseudemcibacter aquimaris genome encodes these proteins:
- a CDS encoding polysaccharide deacetylase family protein: MIKIRCSKSLETEKKYIFDVVIKEFLGLEYKIEFTNEVKTIELTINTKILFLDSTFWKLAKEDYLNENLLPDVKFTENPYTIEHDIPILFGHEIIERSENAINCGLDIFGSCFFMLSRMEEAIINERDHHNRFAGSTSIAYKYNFLDRPIVDEYVEMLWNMISQLDPTLKRSKPKPTLFITCDVDFPYDSALHSIKKTARKSVGDLIKRKNFKSFFETWKNYFFYKLSLETDDEIYDNLYWIMDQNEAIGNKVAFYFIPYSTDKKDNPVDFSSSKMCRLLNDIHHRGHEIGIHPGYNCFNNEHNFKISFNKLKETLAKLNINQPIIGGRMHYLRWNNFTTPQLWEQCELQYDSSLSFADLAGFRCGTSKEFSMFDLKNRQKLNLKQRPLITMDCTIIEDRYEGLGYSNHAFDRFFYFKNKCKQYNGQYVLLWHNNFFKNRKDKELYINLINNNL, encoded by the coding sequence ATGATAAAAATTCGTTGCTCTAAATCACTTGAAACTGAAAAAAAATATATATTTGACGTAGTTATAAAAGAATTTCTAGGCCTCGAGTACAAAATTGAATTTACGAACGAAGTAAAAACAATCGAATTGACTATTAATACAAAGATATTATTTCTAGACTCTACTTTTTGGAAATTAGCAAAAGAAGATTATCTGAACGAAAATTTATTGCCGGATGTTAAATTTACTGAAAACCCGTATACAATAGAACATGATATACCAATACTTTTCGGCCATGAAATTATCGAAAGATCAGAGAACGCTATAAATTGTGGATTAGATATATTTGGTTCATGTTTTTTTATGCTCAGTCGTATGGAAGAAGCAATTATAAATGAACGTGATCATCATAACCGTTTTGCCGGCAGTACATCAATTGCCTATAAATATAATTTTTTAGATCGTCCGATAGTTGATGAATATGTCGAGATGCTATGGAATATGATTTCTCAATTAGATCCGACATTAAAAAGATCAAAACCTAAGCCTACGCTTTTTATTACCTGTGACGTAGATTTTCCTTATGATTCAGCATTACATTCAATTAAAAAAACAGCACGAAAATCTGTTGGAGACCTTATTAAACGTAAAAACTTCAAATCCTTTTTCGAAACATGGAAAAATTATTTTTTCTATAAATTATCTCTAGAAACAGATGATGAAATATATGACAATTTATACTGGATTATGGACCAAAATGAAGCTATTGGAAACAAAGTTGCGTTTTACTTTATCCCATATTCTACAGATAAAAAAGATAATCCAGTAGATTTCAGTTCATCTAAAATGTGCCGCTTATTAAATGATATTCATCATCGAGGCCACGAGATAGGAATTCATCCTGGATATAATTGTTTTAACAACGAACACAACTTTAAAATATCATTTAATAAGCTGAAAGAAACTTTGGCAAAATTGAATATTAACCAACCCATTATTGGCGGAAGAATGCATTATTTAAGGTGGAATAATTTCACAACACCCCAATTATGGGAACAATGTGAACTTCAGTATGATTCTAGTTTATCTTTTGCAGATCTAGCAGGGTTTCGGTGCGGCACTTCCAAAGAATTTTCAATGTTTGATCTCAAAAACAGACAGAAACTTAACCTAAAACAAAGGCCTTTGATAACAATGGATTGTACCATCATAGAGGACAGATATGAAGGATTAGGTTATAGCAATCATGCCTTTGATCGTTTTTTCTACTTCAAAAACAAATGTAAACAGTATAATGGACAATATGTTCTACTATGGCACAATAACTTCTTTAAAAACAGAAAAGATAAAGAATTATACATTAATTTAATAAATAACAATCTGTGA
- a CDS encoding Wzz/FepE/Etk N-terminal domain-containing protein, protein MNEGIITLNIFNILEAVKKNIIVFLGIVFSFILLAYLVSITLPSKYEANITLMPVSQLGEEGKASGLGAVSSLLGNSSISTEIPAWMEATTIMNTREFAKKFILSQKIMNDISAQRGEEIEWDNLTEEQKYTELNKLARYWIANNILVEIDENSSTISFSVFANEPSKAVIWATNYVNSINEYMKEYLSQEAERKIQFYRERYAEESISDIKVSIVNLMTNAIQQKALLSAQKESVFRVIDPAGIATTRFPIMPLNLAIGAFMGLLFGFISIIVMVSYAQYKKLHF, encoded by the coding sequence ATGAATGAAGGAATTATAACCTTAAATATTTTTAATATTTTAGAGGCTGTAAAAAAGAATATTATAGTATTTTTAGGTATAGTGTTTAGTTTCATACTTTTAGCATATTTGGTTTCAATTACTCTTCCGTCAAAATATGAAGCAAATATTACTTTAATGCCAGTTTCCCAACTAGGGGAAGAGGGAAAAGCTTCTGGTCTTGGTGCAGTGAGTTCATTATTGGGCAATTCAAGTATTTCTACAGAAATACCAGCTTGGATGGAAGCCACTACGATTATGAATACACGTGAATTTGCTAAAAAGTTTATTCTTTCACAGAAAATTATGAATGATATTTCTGCTCAGAGAGGAGAAGAGATTGAATGGGATAATTTGACTGAGGAACAAAAATATACAGAGCTTAATAAGCTAGCTCGATATTGGATAGCTAATAATATATTAGTAGAGATTGATGAAAATAGTAGCACTATATCATTCTCAGTTTTTGCTAATGAACCATCAAAAGCGGTCATTTGGGCTACAAATTATGTCAATAGTATTAATGAATATATGAAAGAATATTTATCTCAAGAAGCAGAACGTAAAATTCAGTTTTATAGAGAACGATACGCTGAAGAAAGCATCAGTGATATTAAGGTATCTATAGTTAATTTAATGACGAATGCGATTCAACAAAAAGCTTTACTCAGTGCGCAAAAAGAATCTGTTTTTAGAGTTATTGACCCAGCAGGAATTGCTACAACTCGTTTCCCAATAATGCCACTTAATTTAGCTATTGGGGCATTTATGGGGCTACTTTTTGGGTTTATATCGATAATTGTTATGGTGTCATATGCACAATATAAAAAGCTTCATTTCTAA
- the wecB gene encoding non-hydrolyzing UDP-N-acetylglucosamine 2-epimerase, whose translation MDIITIVGARPQFVKAATVSRAIQKYNTRHENSISEKIIHTGQHYDANMSDIFFNEMDIPRPSFTLGIGGGSHGSMTGRQLEKIEEILLEEKPDYVLVYGDTNSTLAGALAAKKIHIPVIHVESGLRSFNMQMPEEINRILTDQISNILFCPTETAVNNLMNEGFSDKNCHIYNVGDVMFDAAMYYSSKSIKPAPMNIKEDNFALATIHRAENTDNLDNLKNIVEALNEINKNIPVICPLHPRTRKILSKNKLATNFKILDPVGYFEMIWLLQKCSIVLTDSGGLQKEAYFFHKPCVTLREQTEWIELVEIKANKLAGSDYKMIVTHTDDLLKARINFQEKLYGSANAAEIIIDKIIG comes from the coding sequence ATGGATATTATAACTATTGTAGGCGCTCGGCCTCAATTCGTTAAAGCGGCAACAGTTAGTCGAGCAATTCAGAAATATAATACCAGACATGAAAACTCAATATCAGAAAAAATCATACATACTGGTCAACATTATGATGCCAATATGAGTGATATTTTCTTTAATGAAATGGATATACCAAGGCCCTCATTTACGCTTGGAATTGGTGGCGGTAGTCATGGATCAATGACTGGTCGTCAATTAGAGAAAATTGAAGAAATACTCCTTGAAGAAAAACCCGATTATGTATTGGTTTATGGAGACACAAATTCTACTTTAGCTGGAGCCTTAGCAGCCAAGAAAATTCACATACCTGTAATCCATGTAGAGTCAGGATTAAGAAGTTTTAACATGCAGATGCCCGAAGAAATTAACAGAATTTTGACCGATCAAATCAGCAATATTTTATTTTGCCCAACAGAAACAGCTGTTAATAATTTGATGAATGAAGGCTTCTCCGACAAAAATTGCCACATTTATAATGTTGGCGATGTTATGTTTGACGCAGCCATGTATTATTCTTCAAAAAGCATTAAACCAGCGCCAATGAATATTAAAGAAGATAATTTTGCTCTAGCGACTATTCATAGAGCGGAAAATACTGATAATCTCGACAACTTAAAAAATATTGTCGAAGCGCTAAATGAAATTAATAAAAATATACCCGTAATATGCCCTCTTCATCCAAGAACCAGGAAAATCCTCTCAAAAAATAAATTAGCTACAAATTTTAAAATTCTTGATCCTGTAGGCTATTTTGAAATGATATGGCTGTTACAGAAATGCAGTATTGTTTTGACAGATAGTGGCGGATTGCAAAAAGAAGCATATTTTTTTCATAAACCCTGCGTGACATTAAGAGAGCAGACTGAGTGGATAGAACTAGTAGAAATTAAGGCAAATAAGTTAGCGGGTTCTGACTATAAAATGATCGTAACTCATACAGATGATCTGTTAAAAGCTCGAATAAATTTTCAAGAAAAATTGTATGGTTCAGCAAATGCTGCAGAAATCATTATTGACAAAATCATTGGATAA
- a CDS encoding glycosyltransferase: MKILFVTYRFPPYNSSGAVRCGKMAKYLLELGNDVKILTCNNQPLPDSLQLEVPEENVIYSDWWNINAPVEFILGGRKKVAAKGLHAVANKPTLKSRVIKTLGQLYKNILHVPDAQIGWKNNAVKAGMQLVSNWRPDIIYASAMPITSFLVAKKISEKSNIPWVGELRDLWTDSPYYTNPGWKKWYEKIWEKSLFSKAIGLTTITEHSVCQLQEKYNCPIELILNGYDPIDFQISESQSLYPPNSFISEGINILYAGMIYPGKRDPEPLLKAVYNLPEHYKSKIKIHFYGTQLDSVIKQVDELQLEDSVNFSTPIPYQEILNLQKLSDILLLLMWDNPKEIGTFTGKFFEYIGARRPIICIGGDNSPPAQLINERNLGYISNNVEELVKILIRLIDEKSLKGYIEKTPSDSGVGLTRKEQAIKLSQFLEKLIK; this comes from the coding sequence ATGAAAATACTTTTTGTGACATATCGGTTTCCTCCATATAATTCCAGTGGAGCGGTTCGTTGCGGGAAAATGGCAAAATATTTATTGGAATTAGGCAATGATGTTAAAATTTTAACATGTAATAACCAACCCTTACCAGATTCATTACAACTTGAAGTCCCAGAAGAAAATGTAATTTATTCAGATTGGTGGAACATTAATGCACCAGTGGAGTTTATACTGGGAGGTAGAAAAAAAGTTGCGGCTAAAGGATTACATGCTGTTGCGAACAAACCTACATTGAAAAGTCGAGTAATAAAAACATTGGGGCAACTCTATAAAAATATACTTCATGTGCCTGACGCACAAATTGGATGGAAAAATAATGCCGTAAAAGCAGGAATGCAGTTAGTTTCAAATTGGAGGCCTGATATTATATACGCTAGCGCTATGCCAATAACGTCTTTCCTAGTCGCAAAGAAAATATCAGAAAAATCCAATATCCCTTGGGTAGGAGAACTGAGAGATTTATGGACTGATAGTCCGTACTATACTAATCCGGGATGGAAAAAATGGTATGAGAAGATTTGGGAAAAGTCATTATTTTCAAAAGCCATCGGATTGACAACAATTACTGAGCATTCAGTTTGCCAGCTTCAAGAAAAATATAATTGTCCTATTGAATTAATTCTAAATGGTTATGACCCGATTGATTTTCAGATATCTGAGAGTCAATCATTATATCCTCCCAACTCATTTATATCTGAAGGTATAAACATTCTATATGCTGGAATGATTTATCCAGGAAAACGAGATCCCGAACCTTTATTGAAGGCTGTTTATAATTTACCCGAACATTATAAATCAAAAATAAAAATTCATTTCTATGGCACTCAACTTGATAGTGTGATTAAACAAGTTGATGAATTACAACTTGAAGATAGTGTAAATTTTTCCACACCAATCCCTTATCAAGAAATATTAAATTTACAAAAATTAAGCGACATACTTTTATTATTAATGTGGGATAACCCTAAAGAAATAGGAACTTTCACAGGAAAGTTTTTTGAGTATATAGGTGCCAGAAGACCCATAATATGTATTGGGGGAGATAATAGTCCGCCTGCACAATTGATCAACGAAAGAAACCTAGGTTACATTTCAAATAATGTGGAAGAATTAGTAAAAATTTTAATACGGTTAATCGATGAAAAATCTTTAAAGGGATATATAGAAAAAACACCCTCTGATTCAGGAGTAGGATTAACAAGAAAAGAACAAGCAATTAAATTATCTCAATTTTTAGAAAAACTAATTAAATGA
- a CDS encoding glycosyltransferase family 4 protein has protein sequence MKKIVVLGSLALSLTNFRYQMLETMVKCGFEVIACAPHASNDIIKKLELIGVKYRHVALENTGLNPFKDVLNCWKMSRTFKNINPDYILSYTMKPVIYGSLAARIAGINNIYSMITGLGYGFTSSTVKAKIVGFIMSNLLRIALYFNNSVFFQNPDDIKFFKKRAILKDTRKIKLINGSGVNLDFYKKTPLPAKPSFLLIARLIKDKGINEYVNAARIVKKQFPDIKFNLAGWIDNNPSSITKETLDLWTKEGIIDFLGMLDDVRPAIQNCSVYVLPSYREGTPRTVLEAMSIGRAIITTDAPGCRETVKDGENGFLVPVKDHLYLADKMIELINSPNKLFEMSEKSYILATDKYDVHKVNAMIMKNMGLEQV, from the coding sequence ATGAAAAAAATCGTTGTTCTTGGAAGCCTAGCATTATCATTAACGAATTTTCGTTATCAAATGCTTGAAACTATGGTTAAATGTGGCTTTGAAGTAATTGCATGCGCACCACATGCTAGTAATGACATTATAAAAAAGTTAGAATTAATAGGTGTCAAATATAGACATGTTGCCCTTGAAAACACAGGCCTTAACCCATTTAAAGATGTTTTGAACTGTTGGAAAATGTCCCGAACATTCAAAAACATCAACCCTGATTATATTTTAAGTTATACAATGAAACCTGTCATTTATGGTTCATTAGCCGCCCGTATAGCCGGGATTAACAATATATATTCCATGATAACGGGGCTAGGATATGGCTTTACGAGCAGTACAGTTAAAGCAAAAATTGTAGGCTTTATTATGAGTAACCTGCTTAGAATAGCCTTATATTTCAATAACAGTGTATTTTTTCAGAACCCCGATGATATCAAGTTTTTCAAGAAAAGAGCTATTTTAAAAGATACCCGTAAAATCAAGCTAATCAATGGGTCTGGAGTAAATCTTGATTTTTATAAAAAAACGCCGTTACCTGCAAAACCATCCTTTTTATTAATCGCAAGGCTGATAAAGGACAAAGGTATCAATGAATATGTGAACGCGGCCAGAATAGTAAAAAAACAATTTCCCGATATAAAGTTTAATCTAGCAGGTTGGATTGATAATAATCCATCTTCCATAACCAAAGAAACATTGGACTTATGGACGAAAGAAGGAATTATCGATTTTCTGGGTATGTTAGATGACGTAAGACCTGCTATTCAAAATTGTTCTGTTTACGTATTACCCTCTTATAGAGAAGGCACGCCAAGAACTGTTTTAGAGGCTATGTCAATTGGCCGAGCAATTATTACTACTGACGCACCAGGGTGCCGAGAAACTGTAAAAGATGGTGAGAATGGTTTTTTAGTACCGGTAAAGGATCATTTATATTTGGCGGACAAAATGATAGAATTAATTAATTCACCGAACAAATTATTCGAAATGTCTGAAAAATCATATATTCTAGCGACAGATAAATACGATGTTCATAAAGTGAACGCGATGATAATGAAGAACATGGGATTGGAACAAGTTTAA
- a CDS encoding acetyltransferase, whose amino-acid sequence MKIAIFGASGFGREVADICHIIGYDEIVFLVKDENETCSWPNKVYIDNSENVEYLQNENFKFALGIGEPNVRQIVVNKYPNLDYPPIIHPSATFGTNQLKIAQQAKGAIITAGCRLTNNIQIGDFIILNLNTTVGHDVTLEKFVSVMPNVNISGNVNVLAKAYLGTSSTILQGGNQKKLTIGKNAVVGAGAVVTKDVPDNITVVGVPAKPLKK is encoded by the coding sequence ATGAAAATAGCTATTTTTGGAGCATCTGGTTTTGGAAGAGAAGTGGCAGATATCTGCCATATAATTGGTTATGATGAAATCGTTTTTCTTGTAAAAGATGAAAATGAAACATGTAGCTGGCCTAATAAAGTATATATAGATAACTCAGAAAATGTAGAATATTTACAAAATGAAAATTTTAAATTTGCATTAGGGATTGGTGAACCAAATGTAAGACAAATTGTAGTAAACAAATACCCTAATTTAGATTATCCACCTATAATTCATCCTTCAGCAACATTTGGTACAAATCAGTTGAAAATTGCTCAACAAGCAAAAGGAGCAATCATCACTGCTGGTTGTAGACTTACAAATAACATACAAATAGGCGATTTTATAATCTTGAATCTCAATACCACTGTTGGGCACGATGTGACCCTAGAAAAATTTGTTTCTGTTATGCCAAACGTTAATATCTCAGGAAATGTAAACGTTCTTGCCAAAGCTTATTTAGGAACTAGCAGCACAATCCTTCAAGGTGGAAATCAAAAGAAACTTACAATAGGAAAAAATGCGGTTGTTGGAGCAGGTGCAGTTGTGACAAAAGATGTTCCCGATAATATCACAGTAGTTGGCGTACCCGCAAAACCTTTAAAAAAATAA
- a CDS encoding sugar transferase — protein sequence MLKRLFDIVFSLLALIILLPVFIPIILILRFTGEGEVFYCQERMGKGNKPFKITKFATMLKNSPNMGTGGITLRDDPRVLPLGKFLRKTKINELPQFWDILIGNMSFVGPRPQMVSIHEHYPKEYEEVLNKVTPGVTGVGSIIFRDEEGILTKAKDADHTFKNEVIPAKVDLEKWYVENHSFLKDILLIMITAWVIISPRSNLLYKVFPKIPNIDTSKMGQ from the coding sequence ATGTTAAAAAGACTATTTGATATTGTCTTCTCATTGTTGGCTTTAATTATATTATTGCCTGTTTTTATCCCCATCATTTTGATACTTCGCTTCACCGGTGAAGGCGAAGTTTTCTATTGTCAGGAAAGAATGGGCAAAGGAAATAAACCTTTCAAGATAACGAAATTTGCGACTATGTTAAAAAATAGTCCGAATATGGGTACCGGTGGCATTACATTAAGAGATGACCCAAGGGTACTTCCTTTAGGTAAATTTCTTCGTAAGACAAAAATAAATGAGCTTCCTCAATTCTGGGATATTCTGATTGGAAATATGAGTTTTGTTGGTCCAAGACCGCAAATGGTAAGTATACATGAGCATTATCCCAAAGAATATGAAGAGGTACTGAATAAAGTGACACCCGGGGTTACAGGCGTTGGCTCAATTATTTTTAGAGATGAAGAAGGTATTTTAACAAAAGCGAAAGATGCTGATCATACTTTTAAAAATGAGGTGATCCCTGCGAAAGTTGATCTCGAGAAATGGTATGTCGAGAATCATTCTTTTTTGAAAGATATTTTATTGATAATGATTACGGCTTGGGTAATTATATCTCCAAGAAGCAATTTGCTATATAAGGTTTTCCCCAAAATACCTAATATTGATACCAGTAAGATGGGGCAATGA
- a CDS encoding DegT/DnrJ/EryC1/StrS family aminotransferase, with the protein MKVNSPWPSFSQMELDAVSTVLQSGMVNYWTGEECKLFELEFAELFDAKYAISLTNGTAALELALEALGVGDGDEVITTPRTFMASASCVVTRGAKPVFADVDFDSGNISAETIEAVITSNTKAIIPVHLAGMPCEMDDILSLAEKYNLYVIEDCAQAHGAKYKGRPVGSIGHFGAFSFCQDKIMTTGGEGGMLITNDEELWKKAWAYKDHGKSYDAVYNRDHPPGFRWLAESFGTNFRMTEMQAAIGRIQLKLLPEWINRRQEYANKLDHVVSKYPALIKQDIPDYIEHARYKYYTYVNTKELIEGWDRDRIQDEFWKNGIPCYVGSCSEIYNEEAFVKKGLRPVEPLPIARELGLISLMFLIHPTLTINEIDATCQMIEKIIGKASK; encoded by the coding sequence ATGAAAGTAAATTCTCCATGGCCCTCTTTTAGCCAGATGGAACTAGATGCTGTTTCAACGGTCTTGCAGTCTGGAATGGTGAATTATTGGACTGGTGAAGAGTGTAAGCTATTTGAACTAGAGTTTGCGGAGCTTTTTGATGCTAAATATGCTATTTCGCTAACAAATGGTACGGCAGCGTTGGAACTTGCACTTGAGGCATTAGGTGTGGGAGATGGTGATGAGGTTATAACTACGCCGCGAACATTTATGGCGAGCGCAAGCTGTGTTGTGACTAGAGGCGCAAAACCTGTATTTGCAGATGTAGATTTCGATAGTGGGAACATATCCGCCGAAACCATTGAAGCCGTCATAACGTCAAACACCAAAGCAATTATTCCCGTGCATTTAGCAGGTATGCCCTGTGAAATGGATGACATTCTGTCATTAGCAGAAAAATATAATCTTTATGTTATTGAAGATTGTGCTCAAGCACATGGTGCAAAATATAAAGGACGCCCAGTTGGAAGCATTGGACATTTTGGCGCATTTTCATTCTGTCAGGATAAAATTATGACCACTGGTGGTGAAGGTGGAATGCTTATCACTAATGATGAAGAATTATGGAAAAAAGCGTGGGCTTATAAAGATCATGGCAAAAGTTATGATGCTGTTTACAATCGTGATCATCCGCCAGGGTTTAGGTGGCTCGCAGAAAGTTTTGGGACAAACTTCAGAATGACAGAAATGCAGGCAGCAATTGGCCGAATACAATTAAAGCTTTTACCTGAATGGATAAACAGAAGACAAGAATATGCAAATAAATTGGACCACGTGGTTTCCAAATATCCTGCGCTCATAAAACAGGATATTCCTGATTATATTGAGCATGCTAGATATAAATATTATACTTATGTAAATACGAAAGAGCTTATAGAAGGCTGGGATCGTGACCGCATTCAAGACGAATTTTGGAAAAATGGTATACCTTGTTATGTTGGTAGTTGTTCAGAAATATACAATGAAGAAGCGTTTGTAAAAAAAGGGTTGCGTCCTGTTGAACCACTGCCGATAGCGAGAGAACTGGGGTTGATTTCTTTAATGTTTCTTATTCATCCTACATTAACAATAAATGAGATAGACGCTACGTGTCAGATGATTGAAAAAATCATTGGGAAGGCATCTAAATAA
- a CDS encoding capsule assembly Wzi family protein: MNKLKSILVSASIGASLLLTSAYASPWASPGDSQLRSDVELLAHHGLISGPVNSWPMSWKQITSGFYKADSMTLPAYVQRALDRVRDKIPNKVNAKAKASYANQVQFFRGFEDEPRSKAEFEGAVELNLDNTSIHIEGRVFDTEDFNLDNSYISQEFGNWSAYVGAVDRWWGPGQETTTLLSTNAKPMPSIGIRRVTSQPFQTKWINWMGPWDAEVFISKMDENRHIPEPIFVGMRLNFEPIDNFEVGLARSLMLCGQDRPCGFKQWANGLIAVGDLDNTGEISEQPGNQLAQIALSYSFNLTDKIDTKIYAEGTAEDIHIFLPFKYSRLVGMNFNGSWGVEGDRWNVTLEASDTMGSQRWFYGHRFKGTMYNHHLYKTGYRYYNQVIGHSLDSNSQYFSVKSSIVRRNGIEFGIKYQNILVNSEDNHRNILSTNREKINSFNVMLIAPTKLGKFLVQGRYMDNGVNTPVNNDDNFTINFAWQMEL; encoded by the coding sequence ATGAATAAATTAAAATCTATTTTAGTATCTGCATCCATCGGTGCTTCTTTATTACTTACTTCTGCTTATGCTTCCCCTTGGGCAAGTCCCGGGGATAGTCAATTAAGATCAGACGTAGAATTACTCGCTCATCACGGATTGATTTCTGGTCCAGTCAATAGCTGGCCAATGTCTTGGAAACAAATTACAAGCGGTTTTTATAAAGCCGACAGCATGACGTTGCCGGCTTATGTGCAGCGGGCATTAGACCGGGTCAGGGATAAAATCCCTAATAAGGTGAATGCAAAAGCAAAAGCATCTTATGCAAATCAGGTTCAATTTTTTAGAGGCTTTGAAGACGAGCCGAGATCAAAAGCCGAGTTTGAAGGCGCGGTAGAACTTAATCTTGATAATACCAGTATCCATATAGAGGGGCGCGTTTTTGATACCGAAGATTTTAATCTTGATAATAGTTATATTTCACAAGAATTTGGTAATTGGTCTGCTTATGTTGGTGCGGTTGACCGCTGGTGGGGGCCGGGTCAGGAAACAACCACACTCTTAAGCACCAATGCCAAACCAATGCCATCAATTGGCATACGCAGAGTAACGTCGCAGCCGTTTCAAACAAAATGGATCAATTGGATGGGGCCGTGGGATGCGGAAGTGTTTATAAGTAAAATGGATGAAAACAGGCATATTCCTGAACCAATTTTTGTTGGCATGCGTCTTAATTTTGAACCAATTGATAATTTTGAAGTGGGTCTCGCAAGATCACTGATGCTTTGTGGTCAGGACAGGCCATGTGGCTTTAAGCAATGGGCCAATGGCTTAATAGCAGTAGGGGATCTGGATAATACTGGTGAAATAAGTGAGCAGCCCGGCAATCAATTAGCGCAAATAGCACTATCATATTCTTTTAATTTAACGGATAAAATAGATACTAAAATTTACGCAGAAGGCACAGCAGAAGATATTCATATATTTTTGCCGTTCAAATATTCCAGATTAGTGGGAATGAACTTCAATGGATCATGGGGTGTTGAGGGTGATAGATGGAATGTCACATTAGAGGCTTCTGATACCATGGGGTCTCAAAGATGGTTTTATGGACACCGTTTTAAAGGGACAATGTATAATCATCATTTATATAAGACAGGATATAGATATTATAATCAAGTAATAGGACATTCCCTTGATAGTAATAGCCAGTATTTTTCGGTTAAAAGTAGTATAGTTAGGCGGAACGGAATTGAATTTGGAATAAAATATCAAAACATATTGGTTAATAGCGAAGATAATCATCGTAATATACTAAGTACTAACCGCGAAAAAATTAATAGTTTTAATGTAATGTTAATTGCACCTACAAAACTTGGGAAGTTTTTAGTTCAAGGACGCTACATGGATAATGGAGTAAATACTCCTGTGAATAATGATGATAATTTCACAATTAATTTTGCATGGCAAATGGAATTGTAA